GATTTATTCTCTAAAGCACTAAAATTTATTGACCCTATTAAATATCTAACCAAACAATGCAAAACCAGAAAAGAGTAGTCATTGATTATGTATCACCAAGTATTAATTGTGGCGAATTTTACATCAAACGTGTCGTTAACGAAGTTGTTAATGTAGAAGCCCATATTTTGGCCGATGGCCACGATGTTTTAGGGGCTTCTGTTCTTTACAAACACGAAGATGAACAAAATTGGAAAGAGTCGCGAATGATTTTGCGCTCTAACGACGAGTGGCAAACATCTTTTAAAGTAGAAAAGCAAGGTTTTTATACCTACAAAGTTGAAGCTTGGGTTGATTATGCCCTAAATTGGCGATATGGCCTAATAAGAAAAATTAACGATGGACAACACGTATCATCTGAATTACTTGAAGGTGCCGAATTTATTGAACCGCTCATTAAAACCGCTTTAGGTGACGACAAAGCATATTTAGAATACTTACACCGCATTTTTAAGAATGAAAACAATTACGGTGAAGCCATAACCGAAGCAGCCAAAGACAGGCTCTACTATATATTCTTTAACAACCCCATAAAAACCCTTGCTAATACATCAAAAGCGTATCAAGTTTATGTAGACAGAAAACGCGCAAGGTTTAGCACTTGGTACGAGTTTTTTCCTCGATCGGCCTCAGAGCACGAAGGCGTTCATGGTACATTTAACGATTGTGTGCGTTTATTACCTAGAATTAAAAGCATGGGGTTTGATGTGGTTTACCTACCTCCCATCCATCCCATTGGAGAGGTTAATCGTAAAGGCAAAAATAACACTACAGAAGCCAAACCTGGCGATGTAGGGTCGTGCTGGGGTATTGGCTCGCAATATGGCGGCCACAAAGACATACATCCACAACTTGGGAATCTGGATGATTTTAAGGCTTTAATCCAAGCTGCTAAAGACAACAACTTAGAGATTGCCATGGACTACGCTTTGCAAGCAGCTCCTGATCATCCTTGGGTAAAAGACCACCCAAAGTGGTTTAAATGGCGGCCAGACGGCACAGTACAATATGCCGAAAACCCACCCAAAAAATATCAAGATATTCTACCTATTTATTGGGAAAGTGAAGATTACAAAAACCTATGGAACGAATGCTTGGATATTTTAATGTTTTGGATCGATTGCGGCATCAAAATTTTTAGGGTAGATAACCCACACACCAAACCATTTTATTTTTGGAGTTGGATTATTTCAAAAGTAAAAGAAAAACATCCCGATGTTATCTTTTTAGCCGAAGCGTTTACCGCACCCAAAGTTATGCAACAACTCGCCAAACAGGGTTATACACAATCTTATACCTATTTTACTTGGCGAGAAAGCAAACATGACCTTATTCAGTATATTGAGGAGTTAACTAAATCGGAGCTCAAAGAATATATGCAGCCCAACTTTTGGCCCAATACGCCCGATATAAACCCGTATCACCTGCAGGGTGCTAACGAAGCGATGCATATTATTCGTTACACTTTGGCAGCAACCCTTAGCTCATGTATAGGCATTTATGGACCTGTTTTTGAATATATGCTTTCCGACCCGTTGCTTGGAAAAGAGGAATACCTGAATTCTGAAAAATTTCAATTTACACATTACGATTGGGGAATAAAAAACAAGTTGATTACCATTATTGCTAAGATAAACTACATCAGAAACCTCAACGAAGCGCTTCAGCAAACCAATAATATTAAGTTTTGCCACATTCAAAACGACAATTTATTGGCATTTTACAAATGGAACGAAGACAAATCCAATGAAATTTTTGTAGTCATCAGTTTAGATTCACATAATTCGCAACAAGGTACCGTACAGGTTCCTTTACATGAAATCGGTGTTCATCATGGGCATAACCTTGAAATGCACGACTTAATAACCGATAGTCGTTATAACTGGAATAGCGAGTGGTGCTATGTGGAGTTGCACCCAACTTTACCG
This genomic stretch from Flavobacteriaceae bacterium GSB9 harbors:
- a CDS encoding alpha-1,4-glucan--maltose-1-phosphate maltosyltransferase, encoding MQNQKRVVIDYVSPSINCGEFYIKRVVNEVVNVEAHILADGHDVLGASVLYKHEDEQNWKESRMILRSNDEWQTSFKVEKQGFYTYKVEAWVDYALNWRYGLIRKINDGQHVSSELLEGAEFIEPLIKTALGDDKAYLEYLHRIFKNENNYGEAITEAAKDRLYYIFFNNPIKTLANTSKAYQVYVDRKRARFSTWYEFFPRSASEHEGVHGTFNDCVRLLPRIKSMGFDVVYLPPIHPIGEVNRKGKNNTTEAKPGDVGSCWGIGSQYGGHKDIHPQLGNLDDFKALIQAAKDNNLEIAMDYALQAAPDHPWVKDHPKWFKWRPDGTVQYAENPPKKYQDILPIYWESEDYKNLWNECLDILMFWIDCGIKIFRVDNPHTKPFYFWSWIISKVKEKHPDVIFLAEAFTAPKVMQQLAKQGYTQSYTYFTWRESKHDLIQYIEELTKSELKEYMQPNFWPNTPDINPYHLQGANEAMHIIRYTLAATLSSCIGIYGPVFEYMLSDPLLGKEEYLNSEKFQFTHYDWGIKNKLITIIAKINYIRNLNEALQQTNNIKFCHIQNDNLLAFYKWNEDKSNEIFVVISLDSHNSQQGTVQVPLHEIGVHHGHNLEMHDLITDSRYNWNSEWCYVELHPTLPFHIFKINK